In a genomic window of Glycine max cultivar Williams 82 chromosome 13, Glycine_max_v4.0, whole genome shotgun sequence:
- the LOC100783891 gene encoding protein SMG7L: MATNPSHLPGIHNEEKVVSEIGNSEKQLWALIHSKGLLHSDAQDLYHRVRSSYERIILSNHMFSELQDVEYSLWKLHYKHIDEFRKIIKKTSGNVESKKSGMPQNRAVQGDSGNNLKLFKIFLTEAVEFYQTLIVKLRKHYGVPVEALFYKKGWNSASVEPDVMEKCEYLCHRCLVCMGDLARYKQQCENPDTQNHNWSVAAAHYLEATRIWPDSGNPQNQLAVLATYIGDEFLALYHCVRSLAVKEPFPDAWNNLILLFEKNRSSPLEYVSSKICLDFLKPSRRIGEETKVQWEDDSSNCNKFEGKSSHLKKLWSLVVRTISFLFISSSLEEFSIALASTIGELDKTMELEDTELKTMLESYSQMDLARRGPFRAIQVVSVLIFSLTNLIDKLGKDESENKNDGQLMQLALTAAFSLMGRFIERCLKASSLIHCPLLPSVLVFVEWCSSIHEVCATDQKSTIAISYFFEMFVEFLNQLKDDKKETEKHLDRTPLWEDYELRGFVPIACSYLSLDFCGNWEHIDNFESGIELRTERIREAAIKIASSSNNWQKWITCDKLGNKFYLARSDQDHDKKETKNVESNSHSTKLEEPNQQTNKDTGEQGKWMVKDNLSSSSTNGKSSVVEEEEVILFRPLTRYNSAPSHCSISTDDKMTPKDKDNQSLLSDDCLHRASSLLMAQNPAQTQSDPWEFSILDFRSDKSFKQQESSTRESNAHTFSEAPISAGPPSLNAWVLDRGSLSHNRNNGTNGLSEHRLQPIEEIASSSLASISINKAENSVTSSMVESSNFHYSSSATYSLPVPSAPLLPDNAAWFTDAQSSLSSPLFPDNSVPKSGYPDWSSTYGPHGYDPRFPVLSSGYTPPGRMTSSEWLRWYRENYKPERTNNYMQPTHLNSPGPGNHVNVPYHDTYRFGQFDRWSNPLPSNQYTYMESPGPPPLQPGFLSAFGEHKGSVYNNFQRPTPYACGVVTDPRNEPQSLLECLKEKEWRLQPDPNVRGPTFMGN, from the exons ATGGCAACCAATCCATCTCATTTGCCTGGAATTCATAATGAAGAAAAAGTTGTCTCAGAG attgggaattcTGAAAAGCAGTTGTGGGCATTGATCCATTCCAAAGGCCTTTTGCACTCTGATGCTCAAGACTTGTACCACAGGGTCCGGTCTAGTTATGAGAGAATAATCTTGAGTAATCACATGTTCTCAGAACTTCAGGATGTTGAATATTCTTTGTGGAAGCTGCACTATAAGCATATTGATGAATTTcgcaaaataataaagaaaacctCTGGTAATGTGGAGAGCAAAAAATCAGGAATGCCACAAAATCGTGCTGTGCAGGGAGACAGTGGCAATAATTTAAAGTTATTCAAGATATTTCTGACTGAGGCTGTTGAGTTTTACCAAACTCTGATTGTAAAACTTAGAAAACATTATGGAGTCCCAGTAGAggctttattttataaaaagggtTGGAACTCTGCCTCTGTTGAACCAGATGTCATGGAGAAATGCGAGTATTTATGTCATCGCTGCTTAGTTTGTATGGGGGATCTTGCCAGGTACAAACAACAATGTGAAAACCCTGatactcaaaatcataattGGTCAGTTGCTGCTGCCCATTATTTGGAAGCAACAAGGATTTGGCCAGACAGTGGTAACCCGCAAAATCAG TTGGCTGTACTGGCAACATATATTGGTGATGAATTTCTTGCTCTTTACCACTGTGTAAGAAGTTTAGCTGTTAAAGAACCTTTTCCTGATGCCTGGAACAATCTTATCTTGTTGTTTGAGAAG AACAGGTCATCTCCTCTGGAATATGTTTCCAGCAAAATCTGTTTAGATTTCTTGAAACCTTCTCGAAGAATTGGTGAAGAGACCAAGGTGCAATGGGAAGATGATAGCTCAAACTGCAACAAGTTTGAAGGCAAAAGTAGtcatttaaaaaagttatgGTCTCTTGTGGTCAGAACAATAAGCTTCCTCTTCATATCGTCAAG TTTAGAGGAATTCTCTATTGCGTTGGCATCTACAATTGGAGAGTTGGATAAAACGATGGAGCTAGAAGATACAGAACTAAAGACCATGTTGGAATCCTATAGTCAAATGGATTTAGCCAGAAGAGGTCCTTTCCGAGCTATACAAGTAGTTTCTGTTCTCATATTTTCCCTAACGAATCTGATTGATAAACTTGGAAAAGATGaatcagaaaacaaaaatgatggACAGTTAATGCAACTGGCATTAACTGCTGCATTCAGCTTGATGGGACGTTTCATTGAAAGATGCCTAAAGGCTAGTTCTTTGATACATTGCCCCTTGTTGCCCTCAGTGCTAGTTTTTGTGGAGTGGTGTTCAAGCATACATGAAGTATGTGCAACCGATCAAAAGAGTACAATAgctatatcttatttttttgaaatgtttgTTGAATTTCTAAATCAACTAAAGGATGACAAAAAGGAAACCGAGAAGCATCTTGATAGAACTCCTCTTTGGGAGGATTATGAGTTAAGGGGCTTTGTACCTATAGCTTGTTCATATCTCTCATTGGATTTTTGCGGTAATTGGGAACACATAGACAACTTTGAAAGTGGAATTGAATTGCGTACTGAGCGCATCCGAGAAGCAGCAATCAAGATAGCAAGCAGTTCAAATAATTGGCAGAAGTGGATTACATGTGATAAATTAGGAAACAAATTTTATCTGGCTAGATCAGATCAAGATCATgacaagaaagaaacaaaaaatgtgGAGTCCAACAGCCATAGTACAAAATTGGAAGAGCCTAATCAGCAAACCAACAAAGACACGGGAGAACAGGGTAAATGGATGGTAAAGGATAATCTAAGTAGCTCCAGCACCAATGGAAAATCTTCTGTAGTGGAAGAAGAGGAAGTTATTCTCTTCAGACCTCTCACAAGGTACAATTCAGCTCCATCACACTGCTCTATCTCTACTGATGACAAGATGACACCAAAAGACAAGGACAACCAGAGCTTACTGTCCGATGATTGTTTGCACCGTGCTAGTTCTCTACTTATGGCACAAAACCCAGCTCAAACTCAAAGTGATCCATGGGAATTCAGCATTTTGGATTTCAGGAGTGACAAATCATTCAAACAGCAAGAATCTTCAACAAGGGAATCAAATGCACATACTTTCTCCGAAGCCCCAATCTCTGCTGGCCCTCCTTCTCTCAATGCTTGGGTCCTTGATAGAGGAAGCTTGAGCCACAACAGAAACAATGGGACAAATGGCCTTAGTGAGCACAGGTTGCAGCCCATTGAGGAAATAGCTTCTTCATCCTTGGCCAGTATTTCCATCAATAAAGCTGAGAATTCAGTCACAAGCTCAATGGTTGAGTCTTCAAACTTCCATTACTCCTCTTCTGCTACATATTCCCTTCCAGTACCTTCTGCTCCATTACTTCCTGATAATGCTGCATGGTTTACTGATGCACAATCTAGTTTATCTTCTCCATTATTTCCTGACAACTCAGTACCAAAAAGTGGTTATCCAGATTGGAGTTCTACTTATGGACCACATGGATATGATCCTAGATTTCCTGTTCTATCAAGTGGATACACACCACCTGGCAGAATGACTTCTTCGGAATGGCTGCGTTGGTACAGAGAAAATTACAAACCTGAAAGGACTAACAATTACATGCAGCCCACTCATTTGAATAGTCCTGGTCCTGGTAATCATGTGAACGTTCCCTATCATGATACTTACAGGTTTGGTCAATTTGATAGATGGAGCAACCCTTTGCCATCTAACCAGTACACATATATGGAGTCCCCAGGGCCCCCACCATTGCAGCCAGGTTTTTTGTCTGCTTTTGGTGAGCACAAAGGAAGTGTCTACAACAATTTTCAAAGACCAACCCCTTATGCGTGTGGTGTAGTGACAGACCCGAGGAATGAGCCACAGTCTCTATTAGAGTGTCTGAAGGAGAAGGAATGGCGACTCCAGCCGGATCCTAATGTCAGAGGGCCTACATTCATGGGAAATTAG